From the Desulfovibrio sp. JY genome, one window contains:
- a CDS encoding efflux RND transporter periplasmic adaptor subunit has translation MPVAPPRVASRPRTASCLLIVLALTVAALLAGCDRKKPQAEAPTPVEVTVVEAKATTAPLAVDGIGHVYALRTVNVRSQVSGVLKETYFAEGDLVKEGQPLLLIDPAPYKAQLDEATSTLARDRVTAAQAQRDWLRYKDLVAQAVISQDDYEQKRTAYRQDLEQVRVDEASVQNAKVNLGYCYINAPCTGVVGLQQYKTGNLIKSEDYIIVTLNQIEPINVQFAVAEKYLPDIRKYAAKGKLAVEASPPTHPELVAKGTLTVINNTVDVNSGTITLQGEFQNKDKVLWPGQFVNASVVLADTADTILLPSSALVETQDGSSVFIAKPDNTVEMRTITVGRKIGPDTVIEKGVSAGDKVITSGQIKLFPGVPVKIVSAQNYKEGPVSPAAVAGKGKAAGASKEGQGN, from the coding sequence ATGCCTGTCGCACCCCCGCGCGTCGCTTCCCGGCCGAGAACCGCTTCCTGCCTGCTTATCGTGCTGGCGCTGACCGTCGCCGCCCTTCTGGCGGGATGTGACCGGAAAAAGCCCCAGGCCGAAGCTCCGACCCCGGTCGAGGTTACGGTGGTGGAAGCCAAGGCCACCACCGCGCCGCTGGCCGTGGACGGCATCGGGCATGTGTACGCCCTGCGCACCGTCAATGTCCGCAGCCAGGTTTCGGGCGTGCTCAAGGAAACCTATTTTGCCGAAGGCGACCTGGTCAAGGAAGGGCAGCCCCTGCTCCTGATCGACCCGGCCCCCTACAAGGCCCAGCTCGATGAGGCCACAAGCACGCTTGCCCGCGACCGGGTCACCGCCGCCCAGGCCCAGCGGGACTGGCTGCGCTATAAGGACCTCGTGGCCCAGGCCGTCATCAGCCAGGACGACTACGAACAGAAACGCACCGCCTACAGGCAGGATCTGGAGCAGGTCCGCGTGGACGAGGCGTCCGTGCAAAACGCCAAGGTCAACCTCGGCTACTGCTACATCAACGCCCCGTGCACGGGCGTGGTCGGCCTCCAGCAGTACAAGACCGGCAACCTGATCAAGTCCGAGGACTATATCATCGTCACCCTCAACCAGATCGAGCCCATAAACGTCCAGTTCGCCGTGGCCGAGAAATACCTGCCCGACATCCGCAAGTATGCGGCCAAGGGCAAGCTGGCTGTGGAGGCGAGTCCTCCCACCCATCCAGAGCTGGTGGCCAAGGGCACGCTCACGGTCATCAACAACACCGTGGACGTGAATTCCGGCACCATCACCTTGCAGGGGGAATTCCAAAATAAGGACAAGGTGTTGTGGCCGGGACAATTCGTCAACGCCTCGGTCGTCCTGGCCGACACGGCCGACACCATCCTGCTGCCCTCGAGCGCCCTGGTCGAAACCCAGGACGGCTCTTCGGTTTTCATCGCCAAGCCCGACAACACGGTGGAGATGCGCACCATCACCGTCGGCCGCAAGATCGGCCCGGACACGGTGATCGAAAAGGGCGTGTCCGCGGGCGACAAAGTCATCACTTCCGGCCAGATCAAGCTGTTCCCCGGCGTTCCCGTCAAGATCGTCAGCGCGCAGAACTACAAGGAAGGTCCGGTTTCCCCCGCCGCCGTGGCGGGCAAGGGTAAGGCGGCCGGCGCGTCCAAGGAAGGCCAGGGGAACTAG
- a CDS encoding mechanosensitive ion channel — protein MNALRLSCLTLCCLCGLALSWGPSSALADREDPTLWSSIAEGLRQSIVLKRRELAHIKEKLPAARAALAQTLAQESSRLDQVLLLRGVAGETPWASRTLIMQLREIDNAVDAASGSLEDMHDRLARTKEEYATLRQIRLQNASREYTDLVNEELAGPGRDFKALKDEVDTVKTEVDAALSQASGLKKDVREARTNEVERFVRLFGETYFASSGSLLRLGNLRGAMDDLRQWIDTAPRFWGPILAWTDWGRFWLTGLFGFAAFGAVITLARRHWPTVGELSRPGLFWLAVGLGLGLARHTVLFAGNQFTSLPWVLATCWGLVLLMPHGPVLSVLFGCFTAAACLDVVNTPASIVGALWLVVAAFAIVRLRRAGSAGPSIVGFFAATAAAGLFGFGPQATALTEALFMLLLALGLTAAIQRRLDGLAAGRKHSLAGLAGPLAVTLMATLYVVWVLVFMGGPGLMDRVFGMRFSIGKATFSLDALAMLCVVFFLLRLVQAWFAQLLALVRLRGRTVEPALAHTMGAVFSYLTWTLFVLFGLHLFAVPLGALTWIASGLSVGIGFGLKDIVNNFVSGLIIMFGGAVKKGDIIQQGKNFGEVVDLSVRNTIMRTLDNTTVIIPNSSFLRGEIVNLTYQDASMRLTIPVTVAPGTKLKKVRKILLAAAKKHPDVLKSPPPEVAMIAFARFGLQFELYVWIDNFMKKFQVQSELATTIDQEFQDNKVMLAFQGVKVKYKPKGTEAMQLDAMREELRRKRSETFKRSRTLRRVHVRKRWPAPAAARSGEA, from the coding sequence ATGAACGCCTTGCGCCTGTCGTGCCTGACGCTCTGCTGCCTGTGTGGCCTGGCCCTGTCGTGGGGGCCGTCTTCCGCCTTGGCCGACCGCGAGGATCCGACGCTGTGGAGTTCTATCGCGGAGGGGCTGCGCCAGAGCATCGTCTTAAAAAGACGTGAGCTTGCGCATATCAAGGAAAAGTTGCCGGCGGCCAGGGCCGCCCTGGCCCAGACCCTGGCCCAGGAGAGCAGCCGCCTCGATCAGGTGTTGCTGTTGCGGGGCGTGGCCGGGGAAACGCCCTGGGCCAGCCGCACGCTCATCATGCAGTTGCGCGAGATCGACAACGCCGTGGACGCGGCCAGCGGCTCCCTGGAGGACATGCACGACAGGCTGGCCCGCACCAAGGAGGAATACGCCACCCTGCGCCAGATACGGCTTCAGAACGCCAGTCGGGAATACACCGATCTGGTGAATGAGGAGCTGGCCGGCCCCGGGCGGGATTTCAAGGCGCTCAAGGACGAGGTGGACACGGTCAAGACGGAAGTGGATGCCGCCTTGTCCCAGGCGTCGGGCCTGAAAAAGGATGTCCGCGAGGCCAGAACAAACGAAGTCGAGCGTTTCGTGCGCCTTTTCGGCGAGACCTATTTCGCTTCTTCCGGTTCCTTGCTGCGGCTGGGCAATCTTCGCGGCGCCATGGACGATCTGCGCCAATGGATCGATACCGCGCCGCGTTTTTGGGGGCCCATCCTGGCCTGGACCGATTGGGGCCGGTTTTGGCTGACCGGGCTTTTCGGCTTCGCGGCCTTTGGGGCGGTCATCACCCTGGCCCGGCGGCATTGGCCGACGGTCGGCGAGCTTTCCCGCCCGGGGCTTTTCTGGCTCGCCGTCGGCCTGGGGCTGGGCCTGGCCCGCCACACCGTCCTTTTCGCCGGAAACCAGTTCACGTCGCTCCCCTGGGTGCTGGCGACCTGCTGGGGGCTTGTGCTGCTGATGCCCCATGGGCCGGTGCTGTCCGTGCTTTTCGGGTGTTTCACCGCCGCCGCCTGTCTGGACGTCGTCAATACGCCGGCCAGCATCGTCGGCGCGCTCTGGCTGGTGGTGGCCGCCTTCGCCATCGTGCGGTTGCGCCGCGCCGGGTCCGCCGGGCCCTCGATCGTCGGTTTTTTTGCCGCCACGGCGGCGGCCGGTCTTTTCGGCTTTGGCCCGCAGGCGACCGCCCTGACCGAAGCGCTTTTCATGCTGCTTTTGGCCCTCGGGCTCACGGCGGCCATCCAACGCCGCCTGGACGGGCTGGCCGCCGGGCGCAAGCATTCCCTGGCCGGTCTGGCCGGGCCGCTGGCCGTGACGCTGATGGCCACGCTGTATGTGGTCTGGGTGCTGGTCTTCATGGGCGGCCCGGGACTTATGGACCGCGTCTTTGGCATGCGTTTTTCCATCGGCAAGGCGACCTTTTCCCTGGACGCCCTGGCCATGCTGTGCGTCGTCTTTTTCCTGTTGCGCCTGGTGCAGGCCTGGTTTGCCCAGTTGCTCGCTCTCGTGCGGCTGCGCGGCCGGACCGTGGAGCCCGCCTTGGCCCACACGATGGGCGCGGTCTTTTCCTATCTGACCTGGACGCTGTTCGTGCTGTTCGGCCTGCATCTCTTCGCCGTGCCGCTCGGGGCGCTGACCTGGATCGCCAGTGGCCTGTCGGTGGGCATCGGCTTTGGCCTCAAGGACATCGTCAACAACTTCGTCAGCGGCCTGATCATCATGTTCGGCGGGGCGGTCAAGAAGGGGGACATCATCCAGCAGGGCAAGAATTTCGGCGAAGTGGTGGACTTGTCGGTGCGCAACACCATCATGCGCACCCTGGACAACACCACGGTCATCATTCCCAATTCGAGCTTTCTGCGCGGCGAGATCGTCAACCTCACCTACCAGGACGCTTCCATGCGCCTGACCATCCCCGTGACGGTGGCCCCCGGCACCAAGCTCAAGAAGGTGCGCAAAATCCTGCTCGCCGCGGCGAAGAAGCACCCCGACGTTTTGAAGAGTCCGCCGCCGGAGGTGGCGATGATCGCCTTCGCCCGTTTCGGGCTCCAGTTCGAGCTGTATGTCTGGATCGACAACTTCATGAAGAAGTTCCAGGTGCAGTCGGAACTGGCCACGACCATCGACCAGGAGTTCCAGGACAACAAGGTCATGCTGGCGTTCCAGGGCGTGAAGGTGAAGTACAAACCCAAGGGCACGGAGGCCATGCAACTCGACGCCATGCGCGAGGAATTGCGGCGCAAGCGCTCGGAAACGTTCAAACGCTCGCGCACGCTGCGCCGGGTGCACGTCAGGAAACGCTGGCCGGCCCCGGCGGCGGCACGCTCCGGGGAGGCGTGA
- a CDS encoding phosphoenolpyruvate synthase — protein sequence MAKTKAKDQPRQDDATSAKKEGAAIDTATTIILTGADIVGMGEDAEILVGGKNYNTALISQIGGIRAPQFRAVSSVAFHRVLDETRVNAALIREVVNDGYRRVNWNDEDVNSDPEYMKNLVRDLADEVRAKIADASGSSIMLRTFINNVVEGFATSPEGIDQLRKRSVLVQVAILAVDMPAEVREAVSNAYNDICRDAGLEDVPVAVRSSAAGEDSRKKAFAGLQDTYLNIVGAAHAVTAYQWDCASAYNLRSMTYRREAILDAVALAERTGDNSIAETAKQEWAIENTSLSVCIMRMINPVISGTAFAADTATGCRGTSRNDLVSIDASYGLGEAVVGGMVTPDKLYVFQRDDGSEVVIRNMGYKDKKIVYDEAGGTKLVKVSDEEAYRWALSLAQAEEVARGVRAISVAYGGCIMDTEFCIDQSDRLWFVQARPETRWNEELERHPHTIFMRRMEVEKKAVASAEVILEGNGASRGAGQGMVRFLRSALELNKIQKGDILAAERTDPDMVPGMRVASAILADAGGDTSHAAITSRELGIPAVIGIQRAETLRALDGQYVTVDGSRGCVYRGLLPLEEVGGEMDIAKLPPTKTKVGLILADVGQALFLSRLRTVSDFEVGLLRAEFMLGNIGVHPQALEAYDNGTLPALIESKVKEFDAKLTKIVREQMAAGYINVQIKLRSYVGLITGLTSELDALADHAGARGTDEVMAVHRRIRELEKKLDHHLEEVTRRLDLLKTSADLATHVAIVLGYWDELQEKAVDPDAIKRRYEIKAHIDDRVAAVAEEPIIKDTLAKIVAMRQEVARQIGIKGQIDDLTALLAKIRKQLFSRGFRSGKELYVQTLSQGLGLFAMAFHGKPILYRTTDFKSNEYRNLLGGNLFETVEDNPMLGYRGVSRNIHDWEIESFKLARGIFGGKNLHIMLPFVRTVEEATSMKRYLEQVHNLHSGDDGLKMFIMSEIPSNAILAKQYIQEFDGFSIGSNDMTQMVLGTDRDNPALRHIYDEEDPAVVWALLVTIFAGQKYGKKVGFCGQGVSNSLILRGLVAIAGIVCASVVPDTYYRTKFDLAHVESEEIPVSRLGEWLAAQHLERLKTVLIENKYEHIVKKYDTATDIKDWYDGEMTRLAEQLRENLESAKAHFYHQEMESFRRLFHKPVLYATWDWSGTVFDALRQAGFDSYKEQAEALATQRAKKW from the coding sequence ATGGCCAAGACCAAAGCCAAAGACCAACCGCGCCAGGACGACGCCACGTCCGCCAAAAAGGAAGGCGCGGCCATCGATACCGCCACCACGATCATCCTCACCGGGGCCGATATTGTCGGCATGGGCGAGGATGCCGAGATTCTCGTCGGCGGCAAGAACTACAATACCGCTCTCATAAGCCAGATCGGAGGCATCCGCGCGCCCCAGTTTAGGGCCGTATCCTCCGTGGCCTTCCACCGGGTGCTCGACGAGACCCGGGTCAACGCGGCGCTCATCCGCGAGGTGGTCAACGACGGCTATCGCCGCGTCAACTGGAATGACGAAGACGTCAACAGTGACCCGGAATATATGAAGAACCTCGTTCGCGATCTGGCCGATGAAGTCAGGGCCAAGATCGCCGACGCCTCGGGTTCCTCCATCATGCTGCGCACGTTCATAAACAACGTGGTCGAGGGCTTCGCCACCTCTCCCGAAGGCATCGACCAGCTGCGCAAACGCTCCGTGCTCGTCCAGGTCGCCATCCTCGCCGTGGACATGCCGGCCGAGGTCCGGGAAGCCGTTTCCAACGCCTACAACGATATCTGCCGCGACGCCGGTCTCGAGGACGTGCCCGTGGCCGTGCGCTCCTCGGCCGCCGGCGAGGACAGCCGCAAGAAGGCTTTCGCCGGCCTGCAGGACACCTATCTCAATATCGTCGGCGCCGCCCACGCGGTCACGGCCTATCAGTGGGACTGCGCCTCGGCCTATAACCTGCGCTCCATGACCTACCGCCGCGAGGCCATTCTCGACGCCGTGGCCCTGGCCGAACGCACCGGCGACAATTCCATCGCCGAGACGGCCAAGCAGGAATGGGCCATCGAGAACACCTCGCTGTCCGTGTGCATCATGCGCATGATCAATCCCGTGATCTCCGGCACGGCCTTTGCCGCGGACACGGCCACCGGCTGCCGGGGCACCTCCCGCAACGACCTCGTCTCCATCGACGCCAGCTACGGCCTCGGCGAGGCCGTGGTCGGCGGCATGGTCACCCCGGACAAGCTCTATGTCTTTCAGCGCGACGACGGCTCCGAAGTCGTCATCCGCAACATGGGCTACAAGGACAAGAAGATCGTCTACGACGAGGCCGGCGGCACCAAGCTGGTCAAGGTCAGCGACGAGGAGGCCTATCGCTGGGCGTTGTCCCTGGCCCAGGCCGAGGAAGTGGCCCGGGGCGTGCGGGCGATCAGCGTCGCCTACGGCGGCTGCATCATGGACACCGAGTTCTGCATCGACCAGTCCGACCGCCTGTGGTTCGTCCAGGCCCGGCCCGAGACGCGGTGGAACGAGGAACTCGAGCGCCATCCCCACACCATCTTCATGCGCCGCATGGAAGTGGAGAAAAAGGCCGTGGCCTCGGCCGAGGTGATCCTCGAGGGCAACGGCGCTTCGCGCGGGGCCGGTCAGGGCATGGTCCGCTTTCTGCGTTCCGCCCTGGAACTCAACAAGATTCAGAAGGGCGACATCCTGGCCGCCGAGCGCACCGATCCGGACATGGTGCCGGGCATGCGCGTGGCTTCGGCCATCCTGGCCGATGCCGGCGGCGACACCAGCCACGCCGCCATCACCTCGCGCGAACTCGGCATCCCGGCCGTCATCGGCATCCAGCGCGCCGAGACCCTGCGCGCCCTCGACGGGCAGTACGTCACCGTCGACGGTTCGCGCGGCTGTGTCTACCGCGGGCTTTTGCCCCTGGAGGAAGTCGGCGGCGAGATGGACATCGCCAAGCTCCCGCCCACCAAGACCAAGGTCGGCTTGATCCTGGCCGACGTGGGACAGGCTCTTTTCCTGTCGCGGCTGCGCACCGTTTCCGATTTTGAGGTGGGGCTGCTTCGCGCCGAGTTCATGCTCGGCAACATCGGCGTCCATCCCCAGGCCCTCGAGGCCTACGACAACGGCACCCTGCCGGCGCTGATCGAAAGCAAGGTCAAGGAATTCGACGCCAAGCTGACCAAGATCGTGCGCGAGCAGATGGCCGCCGGCTACATCAACGTCCAGATCAAGCTTCGCAGCTACGTGGGGCTCATCACCGGCCTGACCAGCGAGCTCGACGCCCTGGCCGACCATGCCGGCGCCCGGGGCACGGACGAGGTCATGGCCGTGCACCGTCGCATCCGCGAACTGGAGAAGAAGCTCGATCACCACCTGGAAGAGGTCACCCGCCGCCTGGACCTGCTCAAGACCTCGGCCGACCTCGCCACCCATGTGGCCATTGTGCTCGGCTACTGGGACGAGCTCCAGGAAAAGGCCGTCGATCCCGACGCGATCAAGCGCCGCTACGAGATCAAGGCGCATATCGACGATCGCGTGGCCGCCGTGGCCGAAGAGCCCATCATCAAGGATACCCTGGCCAAGATCGTGGCCATGCGCCAGGAAGTCGCGCGGCAAATCGGCATCAAGGGCCAGATCGACGACCTCACCGCGCTTTTGGCCAAGATTCGCAAGCAGCTCTTCTCCCGGGGCTTCCGCTCCGGCAAGGAACTCTACGTCCAGACCCTGTCCCAGGGGTTGGGGCTTTTCGCCATGGCCTTCCACGGCAAGCCCATCCTTTACCGGACCACGGATTTCAAGTCCAACGAGTACAGAAACCTGCTCGGCGGCAACTTGTTCGAGACCGTGGAGGACAACCCCATGCTCGGCTACCGGGGCGTGTCGCGCAACATCCACGACTGGGAGATCGAGTCGTTCAAGCTTGCCCGCGGCATCTTCGGCGGCAAGAACCTGCATATCATGCTGCCCTTCGTGCGCACCGTGGAGGAGGCCACCTCCATGAAGCGCTACCTGGAGCAGGTGCACAACCTCCATTCCGGCGACGACGGGCTCAAGATGTTCATCATGTCCGAGATCCCGAGCAACGCCATCCTGGCCAAGCAGTACATCCAGGAGTTCGACGGCTTCTCCATCGGTTCCAATGACATGACCCAGATGGTGCTCGGCACCGACCGCGACAACCCGGCCTTGCGCCACATCTACGACGAGGAGGACCCGGCCGTGGTCTGGGCGCTTCTGGTCACCATCTTCGCCGGCCAGAAATACGGCAAGAAGGTGGGCTTTTGCGGCCAGGGCGTGTCCAACAGCCTCATCCTGCGCGGTCTGGTCGCCATCGCCGGCATCGTGTGCGCCTCTGTCGTGCCCGACACCTACTACCGCACGAAGTTCGACCTGGCCCATGTGGAGTCCGAGGAGATCCCGGTCAGCCGGCTCGGCGAATGGTTGGCCGCCCAGCATCTGGAACGCCTCAAGACCGTCTTGATCGAGAACAAGTACGAGCACATCGTCAAGAAATACGACACCGCCACCGACATCAAGGACTGGTACGACGGCGAAATGACCAGACTCGCCGAGCAGCTGCGCGAGAATCTGGAAAGCGCCAAGGCCCATTTCTACCATCAGGAGATGGAGAGCTTCCGGCGGTTGTTCCACAAGCCGGTGCTCTACGCCACCTGGGACTGGTCCGGCACGGTCTTCGACGCCCTGCGTCAGGCCGGCTTCGATTCCTACAAGGAACAGGCCGAGGCCCTGGCCACCCAGCGCGCCAAGAAGTGGTAG
- a CDS encoding transporter substrate-binding domain-containing protein, with protein sequence MPHRPMLTFMLAMACLCGALLPSAWARKAPAVAPPKVVTIGIVEAPPFVIKDEHGHFVGIAMDLWRDVARDMGLEWKEREYDLVGLLAALEKGSLDVGVSALSITPDREAVMDFSQPFYYTGLGIAVPAKEHVGIIRHVLRTLFSSQVLLYILSLLTLLLAVGTLVWAIERKRNPGNFRPGKRGIGDGLWWSAVTMTSVGYGDSTPKTLFGRAVALVWMFASVALLASFTAGITTSLTMASLDTGQVHDQDDLHKVRTGVKRDSSGQAELVASHIGVVPYDTAMQGLQALAAGSLDAFVFDQPILRYYVHKDFPGQIKILPGFFDPQLYGFAFSRDSPLRKAVNVALLRRMEDHEYRLKLFGPYLGKGAVH encoded by the coding sequence ATGCCACACCGCCCGATGTTGACGTTCATGCTGGCGATGGCGTGCCTGTGTGGCGCGCTGCTCCCGTCTGCCTGGGCTCGCAAGGCGCCCGCGGTCGCCCCGCCGAAGGTGGTCACCATCGGCATCGTCGAGGCGCCGCCCTTTGTCATAAAGGACGAGCACGGCCATTTCGTCGGCATCGCCATGGACCTGTGGCGCGACGTGGCCCGGGATATGGGGCTGGAATGGAAGGAGCGCGAGTACGACCTGGTCGGGCTGCTGGCGGCCCTGGAAAAAGGCTCGCTGGATGTCGGGGTTTCGGCGCTGTCCATAACGCCTGACCGCGAAGCGGTCATGGATTTCTCCCAGCCGTTTTACTACACCGGCCTTGGCATCGCCGTGCCGGCCAAGGAGCATGTCGGGATCATCCGCCATGTGCTGCGCACGTTGTTTTCGTCGCAGGTCCTTCTCTATATCCTCTCACTTCTGACCTTGCTGTTGGCCGTGGGCACCCTCGTCTGGGCCATCGAACGCAAGCGCAATCCCGGGAATTTCCGGCCGGGCAAGCGGGGCATCGGCGACGGGTTGTGGTGGTCGGCCGTCACCATGACCTCGGTGGGCTATGGCGACTCCACGCCGAAAACGCTGTTCGGCCGCGCCGTGGCCCTGGTCTGGATGTTCGCTTCGGTCGCCTTGCTGGCTTCGTTTACCGCCGGCATCACCACCTCGCTGACCATGGCCTCCCTGGACACCGGCCAGGTGCATGACCAGGACGACCTGCACAAGGTCCGCACCGGCGTCAAGCGCGACTCCTCGGGCCAGGCGGAACTTGTCGCCTCCCACATCGGCGTGGTGCCCTACGATACGGCCATGCAGGGGCTTCAGGCGCTCGCGGCCGGCTCCCTCGACGCCTTTGTTTTCGACCAGCCCATACTCCGTTATTACGTACACAAGGATTTCCCCGGCCAGATCAAAATATTGCCGGGCTTTTTCGATCCCCAGCTCTACGGTTTCGCTTTTTCCCGGGATTCCCCTTTGCGCAAGGCCGTCAATGTGGCCTTGCTGCGGCGGATGGAGGATCACGAGTACCGGCTGAAGCTTTTCGGGCCCTACCTGGGCAAGGGCGCGGTGCATTAG
- a CDS encoding M23 family metallopeptidase, with amino-acid sequence MKKLVFVLFLILVVAAGAAAYFFLTDTVKPEIALSPDNAVAAPKREFTLTLKDAGAGLKNAKVIVTQGDKQITLLDKTYAMPVKTAEEKFTLEPAGLHDGPFTLVATATDRSLANFGAGNTVKLSKDVTLDTIPPRIDVLSLAHNVRQGGVGAVSFQLSEDPESAGVVVGDDFYPAFKQENGKYFGLFVFPYDMDPKDFVPKVKAVDKAGNTAYASFRYQAIPRKFRQDRINISDNFLESKMPQYYNIITDTRDNLEIYLRVNKELRKKNRAKLHDLAMATAPTMLWDKKAFLRLPNAAPKAGFGDHRTYYYNGKEIDQETHLGVDLASLEAAPVPAANSGKVVFTGFFGIYGNAIIIDHGLGLQTLYAHLREIDVKEGQDVKKGQIIAKTGATGLAGGDHLHFGVLVFGHPTSPVEWWDQHWIDDNILNKM; translated from the coding sequence ATGAAGAAACTCGTTTTTGTCCTTTTTCTGATCTTGGTCGTGGCCGCCGGCGCGGCCGCCTATTTTTTCCTGACCGACACCGTCAAGCCCGAAATCGCGCTGTCCCCGGACAACGCCGTGGCCGCGCCCAAACGGGAATTCACCCTGACGCTCAAGGACGCCGGCGCGGGGCTCAAAAACGCCAAGGTCATCGTGACCCAGGGCGACAAGCAGATCACCCTGCTCGACAAAACCTACGCCATGCCCGTCAAGACGGCGGAGGAGAAATTCACCCTGGAGCCGGCGGGACTGCACGACGGCCCGTTCACGCTCGTGGCCACGGCCACCGACCGCTCCCTGGCCAACTTCGGGGCCGGCAACACGGTCAAGCTGAGCAAGGACGTCACCCTGGACACCATTCCGCCGCGCATCGACGTGCTGAGCCTCGCCCACAACGTCCGCCAAGGCGGCGTTGGCGCGGTGTCCTTTCAGCTGAGCGAAGACCCCGAAAGCGCCGGGGTGGTGGTCGGCGACGACTTCTATCCCGCGTTCAAGCAGGAAAACGGAAAGTATTTCGGGCTGTTCGTCTTTCCCTACGACATGGACCCCAAGGATTTCGTGCCCAAGGTCAAGGCCGTGGACAAGGCCGGCAACACCGCCTACGCCTCGTTCCGCTACCAGGCCATTCCCCGGAAATTCCGCCAGGACAGGATCAACATCTCGGACAACTTTCTCGAGTCCAAGATGCCCCAGTATTACAATATCATCACCGACACTCGCGACAATCTCGAAATCTACCTGCGGGTCAACAAGGAACTGCGCAAGAAAAACCGGGCCAAGCTGCACGATCTGGCCATGGCAACGGCCCCGACCATGCTCTGGGACAAAAAGGCCTTCCTGCGCCTGCCCAACGCCGCGCCCAAGGCCGGTTTCGGCGATCACCGGACCTACTATTACAATGGCAAGGAAATCGACCAGGAGACCCACCTGGGCGTGGACCTGGCCTCCCTCGAGGCCGCGCCGGTGCCGGCGGCCAACAGCGGCAAAGTCGTTTTCACCGGCTTTTTCGGCATCTACGGCAACGCCATCATCATCGACCACGGGCTCGGACTGCAAACGCTCTACGCCCACCTCCGGGAAATCGACGTCAAGGAAGGGCAGGACGTCAAAAAGGGCCAGATCATCGCCAAGACCGGGGCCACCGGACTCGCCGGCGGCGACCACCTGCACTTCGGCGTCCTGGTCTTCGGCCACCCCACCTCCCCTGTCGAATGGTGGGATCAGCACTGGATCGACGATAATATTCTCAATAAGATGTAA